Proteins found in one Corynebacterium canis genomic segment:
- a CDS encoding RNA polymerase-binding protein RbpA codes for MADRVLRGSRMGAVSYETDRDHDLAPRQMVKYRTEAGEIFEVPFADDAEIPGTWMCKNGQLGTLVEGEGIEAKPVKPPRTHWDMLRERRTIEELDVLLEERIELLRKRRRNAARLLKQQQEEAEKNG; via the coding sequence ATGGCAGATCGCGTACTTCGTGGCAGCCGCATGGGCGCCGTGAGCTATGAGACAGACCGCGACCATGATTTGGCACCCCGCCAAATGGTCAAATACCGTACCGAAGCCGGTGAAATCTTCGAAGTTCCGTTCGCCGATGATGCCGAAATTCCCGGCACCTGGATGTGCAAGAACGGGCAGCTAGGAACCCTCGTTGAGGGCGAGGGAATTGAAGCCAAGCCGGTGAAGCCGCCGCGCACTCACTGGGATATGCTGCGGGAACGCCGCACCATTGAGGAGCTTGACGTGCTTCTGGAAGAACGCATTGAGCTGCTGCGCAAGCGCCGCCGGAACGCGGCCCGCCTGCTCAAGCAGCAGCAAGAAGAAGCCGAAAAGAACGGCTAA
- a CDS encoding polyprenol monophosphomannose synthase, translating into MSNPSDRTLVIIPTYNELDNLPLITGRVRSAAPTVDILIVDDNSPDGTGELADKLAAEDDHIKVFHREGKGGLCGAYVAGFQWALERDYQVICEMDADGSHAPEQLHLLLAEVDRGADLVIGSRYVPGGKVVNWPKKRWVLSKGGNIYISLALGAGLSDMTAGYRAYRRSLLESLDLDELSNAGYIFQVDLAWRAVRDGFDVREVPITFTEREIGESKLDGSFVKDSLLEVTRWGIAHRGSQVREISKECAKIARYQWKKLRKRS; encoded by the coding sequence ATGAGCAATCCCAGCGACCGTACGTTGGTCATCATCCCGACCTACAACGAGCTAGATAATCTGCCGCTAATTACCGGTCGCGTCCGATCCGCCGCCCCCACAGTGGACATCCTGATTGTGGACGATAACAGCCCCGATGGTACCGGCGAGTTGGCCGATAAGCTGGCCGCCGAAGACGATCACATCAAGGTATTCCACCGCGAGGGCAAGGGCGGCCTGTGCGGTGCCTATGTGGCGGGGTTCCAATGGGCCTTGGAGCGCGACTACCAGGTGATATGCGAAATGGATGCGGACGGTTCGCACGCGCCGGAGCAATTGCACCTGCTGCTCGCCGAGGTTGATCGCGGCGCTGATCTGGTGATCGGTTCCCGCTACGTGCCCGGCGGCAAGGTGGTCAACTGGCCCAAGAAGCGCTGGGTGCTATCCAAGGGCGGCAATATCTATATCTCGCTGGCGCTGGGGGCCGGGCTGTCCGATATGACGGCCGGCTACCGGGCGTATCGCCGCAGCCTGCTCGAATCCCTGGATCTGGATGAGCTTTCCAACGCCGGCTATATCTTCCAGGTGGACTTGGCGTGGCGGGCCGTTCGCGATGGTTTCGATGTCCGCGAAGTGCCCATCACGTTTACCGAACGTGAGATCGGGGAGTCCAAGCTGGATGGGTCCTTTGTCAAGGACTCCCTGCTGGAGGTCACGCGTTGGGGGATTGCCCATCGGGGTTCACAAGTGCGCGAGATTTCCAAGGAATGCGCAAAGATTGCCCGTTACCAATGGAAGAAGCTGCGTAAGCGCTCCTAG